From Actinomycetes bacterium, one genomic window encodes:
- the atpC gene encoding ATP synthase F1 subunit epsilon, with amino-acid sequence MALDVHLVTPEREVWAGSAEMVIARGTAGMVGILSGHAPLLIRLAIGAMRIQVEGNRWETAVVDGGFLHVTGDEGTSRVDVLATHAEMANEIDVRAAASRVEELRARIARGENATLQGELAKALVRAELGG; translated from the coding sequence ATGGCCCTCGACGTCCATCTCGTCACGCCCGAACGCGAGGTGTGGGCGGGCTCGGCCGAGATGGTGATCGCGCGCGGGACGGCGGGGATGGTCGGGATCCTTTCGGGCCATGCCCCGCTGCTGATCCGCCTGGCGATCGGCGCGATGCGGATCCAGGTCGAGGGCAACCGCTGGGAGACGGCGGTCGTCGACGGCGGGTTCCTGCACGTCACGGGCGACGAGGGCACGAGCCGCGTCGACGTGCTCGCGACGCACGCGGAGATGGCGAACGAGATCGATGTGCGGGCCGCCGCCTCGCGGGTCGAGGAGCTCCGGGCGCGGATCGCCCGCGGCGAGAACGCGACGCTCCAGGGCGAGCTCGCCAAGGCGCTCGTTCGCGCGGAACTCGGCGGCTAG
- the atpD gene encoding F0F1 ATP synthase subunit beta produces MADEDRSTGRVVRVIGPVVDAEFPPESLPEINTALQVNVELEGETRTITCEVAQHIGHGTVRTIALKPTDGMVRGSPVENTGSPITVPVGEGVLGHVYNVLGEPLDTDASDIHAADRWPIHRDPPPFEELEARSQMLETGIKVIDLLEPYVQGGKIGMFGGAGVGKTVIIQEMIRRQAEQHGGVSVFAGVGERTREGNDLFLEMTESGVIEKTALVFGQMDEPPGVRLRVALSALTMAEYFRDVERKDVLLFVDNIFRFTQAGSEVSTLLGRMPSAVGYQPTLADEMGDLQERITSTKGRSITSLQAIYVPADDITDPAPHTAFAHLDATTVLSRDIASLGIYPAVDPLDSTSRILDARYVGQDHYDTARRVQEILQRYRDLQDIIAILGVDELSEEDKVTVARARRIQLFLSQPFFVAEQFTGIPGKYTPVDETIASFRGLCDGEYDHLPEQAFLLVGGIEEAIEAAKKMEQAA; encoded by the coding sequence ATGGCCGACGAAGATCGTTCGACGGGACGGGTGGTCCGGGTGATCGGCCCGGTGGTGGACGCGGAGTTCCCGCCCGAGTCGTTGCCCGAGATCAACACGGCCCTTCAGGTGAACGTCGAGCTCGAGGGCGAGACGAGGACGATCACCTGCGAGGTCGCCCAGCACATCGGGCACGGAACGGTCCGCACGATCGCACTCAAGCCGACCGACGGGATGGTGCGCGGCTCGCCGGTCGAGAACACCGGTTCGCCCATCACTGTGCCCGTGGGCGAGGGCGTGCTCGGACACGTGTACAACGTCCTGGGGGAGCCGCTCGACACCGACGCATCGGACATCCACGCCGCCGACCGGTGGCCGATCCATCGCGATCCGCCGCCGTTCGAGGAGCTGGAGGCCCGCTCGCAGATGCTCGAGACCGGCATCAAGGTCATCGACCTCCTCGAGCCGTACGTCCAGGGCGGAAAGATCGGGATGTTCGGCGGCGCCGGGGTGGGTAAGACCGTCATCATCCAGGAGATGATCCGCCGCCAAGCGGAGCAGCACGGCGGCGTGTCGGTCTTCGCCGGCGTCGGCGAGCGTACGCGCGAGGGCAACGACCTGTTCCTGGAGATGACCGAGTCCGGCGTGATCGAGAAGACCGCCCTCGTATTCGGCCAGATGGACGAGCCGCCGGGCGTCCGGCTTCGTGTGGCGCTGTCGGCCCTCACGATGGCCGAGTACTTCCGCGACGTCGAGCGCAAGGACGTGCTGCTGTTCGTGGACAACATCTTCCGCTTCACGCAGGCCGGGTCAGAGGTCTCGACGCTGCTCGGGCGCATGCCGAGCGCGGTGGGCTACCAGCCCACGCTCGCCGACGAGATGGGCGACCTGCAGGAGCGGATCACCTCGACGAAGGGGCGTTCGATCACGTCGTTGCAGGCGATCTACGTGCCCGCAGACGACATCACCGACCCCGCGCCGCACACGGCGTTCGCGCATCTGGACGCGACCACGGTGCTCTCGCGGGACATCGCCTCCCTCGGCATCTACCCGGCCGTCGACCCTCTCGACTCGACGAGCCGGATCCTGGACGCGCGCTACGTCGGGCAGGACCACTACGACACCGCGCGGCGCGTGCAGGAGATCCTCCAGCGCTACCGGGACCTCCAGGACATCATCGCGATCCTCGGGGTGGACGAGCTCTCCGAGGAGGACAAGGTCACCGTCGCCAGAGCCCGGCGGATCCAGCTCTTCCTGTCGCAGCCGTTCTTCGTGGCCGAGCAGTTCACCGGCATCCCGGGCAAGTACACACCCGTCGACGAGACGATCGCCTCGTTCCGGGGTCTGTGCGACGGTGAGTACGACCATCTCCCCGAGCAGGCCTTCCTGCTCGTCGGCGGCATCGAGGAGGCCATCGAGGCCGCCAAGAAGATGGAACAGGCCGCGTAG